The Streptomyces sp. DG1A-41 genomic sequence GCGGTCGGCGACGGCGCACTCGGCTTCTGGAAGGCCCCGGCGCAGGTGTTCCCCGAAACCCGCCAATAGCGGTGCTGGGTTCACAAAGCGGCCAACGTGCTCAACGCCCTGCCGAAGTCAGCCCAGCCTGGTGCACGCAAGGCATTGCGGGACATCTACAACGCCGAGGATCGTGAGCGCGCCGTCAAGGCGGTCGCCGCATTCGACAAAACGTACGGCGTGAAGTGGCCCAAGGCGGCTCGGAAGATCACCGACGACGTCGGACGAACTGCTGGCGTTCTACGACTTCCCCGCCGAGCACGGGTTCACCTGCGCACGACGAACGCTATCGAATCGACCCTCGCGAGGTCCGGCTCAGGACCAAGGTCACCAAGGGCGCCGGCAGCGCGGCGGCCGCCCTCGCCATGGTCTTCGAGCTCGTCGAGTCCGCCCAGCAGCGGTGGCGAGCGGTCAACGCACCCCACCTCGTCGCGCTTGTCCGGGCCGGAGCCCGCTTCGAGCGCGGCCACCTCGTAGAACGCTCCGAGACTCACGCGGCATGAACCACGGCAACCGGCTCACAGCTATTGACAATTACTCAACTGGACCGGTCTACATGTAGGACCGGATGGCCACCGTGACATCCATGTCGAAGGCATTCGCCCCCGCCGCGGACGGCAGGCCCAGGGCCCGGTCGACCGCGCGACTCAGAGGGCCGCAGCCACTAGTGCCCGGGGCGGCGAACTCCGCGTCCTGGGCACCGAAAGCAACGACCAGGGGGTCCCTGGATATCACCCGGGTGGGATCGGTGTCCTTGAGCACTAGATGGACCGCGTCCGCATTGCTGCCCACCGAGCAGCCCGACGACGGCAGGGCCAGCCGCCCGTGCGCCAAGCCTATGGCGAACTTGATGTCGAACTCGCCGCGCCGGGTGTCGTCGGACAGGAAGTCCGAGTAGCCGCCGTACTGCGGAGTCAGGGTCAACGGGGTGCCTCCCGCCCGGATTGGCGCAGCGGTCATCTCCCCGAAAACTTGGCGGAATTCACCGTCCACACGGCCTTCCGCAAAGGTGATCTTCATAGGTTTGGTGAGCGGCTCGTCGACGGCGCCCATGCGCAGATGCCCCGTGGCGTGCATGACCTCGCAGCGCCAGGTCCCGGGGTCTGCACCCGTGGGCAGCTCATCGACGGTCGGGCAGGCGGAGAAGTCGAACTCGGGTAGATCCGCGGCCCGTTCAGTTCCATGCGCGGGTGCGGCGCCCAGGGCGAGTCCGGCAAGTAGGGCTGCCGCAGCAGCACTTGTGAAGCGGCGGACTGTGCGATTCGAGGTCACTCGGTTCGGCGTCATACGCCCCAGCATTGCAGAGATTACTCTGCAGAGGAAGGTGTGCAGAGGAATCGCTGCTATCTGGATAGACTGCCGCCATGACGAAAGAGCGGAGAGCGGAAGCCGCAGGGCGGCGCACGGTCGACAGCCCGGAGGTCCTCAAGGCCCTCTCGCACCCCCTGCGCCTGCGTATCCTGCGCCACCTCGGCGCGGTGGGCCCGGCCACCTCAACCACGCTGGCCGCCGCCCTCGGCGAGAACACCGGGACGCTCAGCTACCACCTGCGCATGCTGGAGCGTAGTGGCCTCATCGAGGACATCCCCGAGCGCTCCACCGGGCGTGAGCGCTGGTGGCGCGGGGTGCGCGGCCTCGACATCCGCAGGCCGCCGCAGGGTGAGCTGACGGAGGCCGAGCGTGCCCTGTCGGCCGAGCTGGACCGGCTGCGGATGGAGGAGGACGTCGAGCTCGCCCGGCAGTTCACCGCCGGACAGGCGGAGTCCGAAGGCTGGATGCGGGGTTCACGCAGCCTCATCCACCTCACGAAGGGCGAGCTGGACGCGTTCCATGACGACTATCTGGCCCTGCTCGCGCGCTATGCCCGCGGGCCCGAGGACGCCCCCGACGACGCACGACCCGTACTCCTCCGCTGGTTCGGCCTGCCCGCTGACTGACCGGCAGCCGGCCGACGAACTGTCTGATCGGCCGATTGGCCGTACGGGAGAGCTGAGGGAAGGGACCAGGTCGGGCCGACGTCTTCACGGGCAGCCACGGTCTCCTCATACGGGCGACGCTTTGCGCGGACCTCGCACGAGAAGAAGATCAACAATCAGTCACGCCGCCCATCGGGACTGCGACCTGACCAAGATCGATGCACAGGTCTTGACAATTGCTCACCGAACAGTCGCCCTACGTCAACTCGTCCGCTGCCCGAAACGGTGACCTGCCCCAGGGTCGCTTCGACCCCACACCGGGTGACATCGGCACGGTCCGCGACCTGGGGGTTCGAGTTCCCGAACCCGGCCCGCATGGAGGAGCTATTGCCCATGGTGTTTCCCCGGCACTGGGGAGTGGGCTGGTGGAACCGCCGGATGGCCCCTCGCGCAAAACCTGAGCTGAAGGCCGAAATCGGCGTGGTGTGGCTCGCGGGAGACCCTCGCTTCATCGGCGTGATCGCCGCGCCGGCTTCCGACGACTCGACGCCCCGCCGCTTCCGCTTCCTGAGCCAGCAGACGGGATCGGACGGAGGCCGCCGTTCTGTCGCAGACTGGGGGAGCCACCGCCGAGGACATCGAACGTGGTCGCCGCGCCGGCGTCCGCTCGGCCCGCCCCTGATCCTTCACCCGGCCAACCCTCCGGAAATGCCACCACATGACATCTCACGTCGTCATCGCTGATTCCGTGCACGACCCCAGGTCCGGGATCTGGTTCGCCGTGCGCCGGCAACTCCTTCGTGCACTGCGTCAGGTGGGCACGGTCCATTGCTCCCTGGGCGTGCACTGCGACGACGTAGAGGGAGGTAGCGGAGGAATCCTCCATTCCCTCTTCCCGGTGTCCTGGCGAGACATCGCCTGGTGGCCGAGGTAGCGCGGCGCGGGCCAAGCTTCGAGTCGCCGTTGGTCGATGCGTAGGAGACGCAAAATGCCTTGTCCGTCTCCTCCCGGCCCGGGTAGGAAGAGCAGCATGACCGGACTCGGCGCTGTCTTCCGCCCACAACTCGCCCCAGAACGTCTGCGATCTGTGGCGCAGCTCGCCGATGAGGCAGGGCTCGAAGAACTCTGGCTCTGGGAAGACTGCTTCAGAGAGGGCGGTATCTCCACCGCCGCCGCTGCTCTCGCCTGGACCGAGCGCGTGCGGATCGGGGTCGGGCTGCTGCCCGTGCCGTTGCGGAACGTTGCCATCACGGCCATGGAGGTGGCCTCGCTGCACCGGATGTTTCCGGGGCGGGCGATCGTCGCGGTGGGGCATGGCGTGCAGGACTGGATGGGGCAGGTCGGGGCGCGGGTCGAGTCGCCGGTGACGTTGCTGCGGGAGCATCTCGTCGCGCTGGGCGCTCTGCTGGGCGGGGAGCGGGTGACCACCGACGGGCGGTACGTCAGGCTCGACGACGTTGCCCTCGACTGGCCGCCGGAAGGTGGCGGAGTCGGGGTGCTGGCCGGGGCCACCGGGCCGCGTTCGCTGCGGCTCACCGGGGAGGCCGCCGACGGGACCGTACTCACCGCCGCCACCAGTCCGGAGGGCGTGCGGAACGCGCGGCGGCTCATCGAGGAGGGGCGGAAGACGGCCGGCCGCGGGGCCGGGCCGCACCCTGTCGTCGTGTATCTGCTCACCGCCACCGGGGCCGACGCGGCCGACCGGGTGCGTGCCGAGCTGGTCGCCGAGGGACTCGAAGCCGTTCCGGATCTTGGCGTCGCCGGGGATGCCGGTGCCGTAGCCAAGGTTGTCGAGCGGTTGGCCGAGGCCGGGGCCGACACCGTGGTGCTTCAGCCGACCGGTGACGAACCGGACCCCGAGTCTTTCGTGCGGTTCGCCGCCGAGGAAGTGCGTCCGCTCGTTCCGTAGGCCCCTGGGCCGTGGCGGCTTCCGCGGCGGCATTGTCAGTGCCCGGTGCCACACTCACGGGCATGAGTATCGAGGACGTGCGGCTGCGTGAGGTCGTGGAGAGCGATCTCGACGCGTTCTGCGCTTACGAGCAGGATCCCGAGGCAGCCCGGCGGTCGAGGTTCACGCCCCGGCCGCGCAAGGCCTTCATGTCCCACTGGAAGGAGCGGGTCCTCGGGGACGACACCTGCTTCGTGCAGACCGTGACCGTGGACGGCGACGTCGCCGGCAACTTCGTCGCCTGGTGGGACGGGGACCGCCGCTTCCTGGGGTACTGGCTCGGGCGCGCGTACTGGGGGCGCGGCATCGGCAGCAGAGCCCTGGGACTCTTCCTGGAGCGGGAGCAGAACCGGCCTCTGCACGCCGACCCCTTCAACGGCAACACCGGTTCCGTACGTCTCCTCGAGAAGCACGGCTTCCGTCCCGCCGGCACCGTCCGGTACGGAGACGACGAGCATGTCCTGTTCGTTCTGATGTGACGGGCAGGCGTGACATGCCGGCGTGCCAGGTAGGCGTGACCGGCAGAGGTGAGAAGGGGCCCATGGCAAAGCATCACCGACCGCACCGACCACACCGCACCTTCGAAGAGCTCGTCACCGAAGGCGCCGACGTCCCCACGGATGGCTGGGACTTCTCCTGGTTCGAGGGGCGGGCCACCGAGGCGCGGCCCTCCTGGGGGTACGCGATGTCGATGGCCGGGCGGCTGGGGCGGGCGAGTGCCGTGCTCGACATCCAGACCGGCGGCGGGGAAGTGCTGGACTTCGCTCTCGCCAAGGCCCCGCAGAGGCCCCTGCTCGCCGTCGCCACCGAGGGCTGGCCGCCGAACGTCGTCAAGGCGACCGCCCTGCTCCGTCCGCGCGGGGTCGCGGTCGTCGCCGCGCCCGAGGACGACCCGCTGCCCTTCGCCGACGCGGCCTTCGACCTGGTCGTGAGCCGGCATCCCGTCCGTCCCCACTGGGACGAGATCGCCCGTGTCCTCCAGCCCGGAGGGAGGTACTTCGCCCAGCACGTGGGGCCGGGCAGCGTCTTCGAACTCGTCGAGCACTTCCTCGGTCCTCGGCCGGACGAGGGACGCGGCGCTCGCGATCCCGAGCGCGAGCGGGCCGACGCCGAGGCCGCGGGGCTCGATGTCGTCGATCTGCGGGCGGAGCGGCTCCGCATGGAGTTCCACGACATCGGCGCGGTCGTGCACTTCCTGCGGAAGGTGGTGTGGATGGTGCCCGGCTTCACCGTCGAGGCATACGAGCCGCAGCTCCGCACGCTGCACGAGCGGATCCAGGCCGAAGGCCCCTTCGTCGCCCACAGCACCCGGCACCTCTTCGAGGCCCGCAAGCCGGGCACGCTCACCGCACGTGCCTGATCACACGTGCGGACCCACCCTCCTCCACCACCACCAACTCGGCCCTCGCCTCCGGCACCTCACCCACCCGCTCCACCTGTTCCCCCAGCTCCCGTTCCCGCCGTCCCGTCAGCCGGACGAGAGGCCTGGACCGTGACGGTCGTACGACGGCCCTGGCGCCGCTGGTGCCAGACGCCCGCCACCACACCGTCGACCAGCAGCACGGGGTAGTTGCCCGCCTGGCCGCCCGCCAGGGCACGCTCGAAGGCCGCACGGGGGAACAGCCGCTCGCGGGGCTGTGCGGCAATGATGTACGCGTCGAAGTACGGCAGCAGCCGCACGCCTCGGACGGGCCCGTCCGGGAACTCGGTGTCACCCGCGGCCACCCACGCCCGCGTGCCCTAGAAGTCGACCTCCTCGATGCCGCCCTCGGCGGCCAGCTCCCCCGTCAAGCGTCAGGCACGTGCCTTCGAGCGCCTCCCCGATCGCCGCCACGACCTGGGCGGCCTGTTCCTCGGTGAGCCGTACGTCGGGCGGGAACGGGCTCGGCCCGGTCGGGACCGCGGTCACCGCGGCCGACGAGAGAGGGAGTTTCCGCGCCGGGAGGAGATGGACCGTTCCGCGCGGGCCGTACGTCTTGATCAGTGTGCGTTCGTCCCAGAGTGCGGTCCGGACGTCCGCCCGAGTCAGCGTGGACGCCCGCACCCCCACCGACACCTCGGCCGCGGACAACACCTGCGCGTGCGCCCCCATCATCGCGCCGACCACCTCGGCGAGCGGCGTCCCACTCCCGGCCAGGCCCGGCCAGGAGCTGCCGCTCGGTCCGCCGTGCGCTCGCCGCGTCCCAAGGGATCCTCGAGGCTGTCGTCATGACACGGCGCAAGGCCCGGAAGGGGACAGAAGCTGACCTGCAGGGCCCTAACCGAGCGCCTTCCCCGCGCCCGATCGGCTCCCCGGCCCACCCTTTTCACTCCATCCGCTTGCGCATCTCCCGACTAGATGAATGAGTCCGAAGTCTTCAGTGGTCGTACGCGATCAGCGAGCGTTTGGCCGTTGCTCCGGTGTGCCAGTTGTGCCAGATCGCGGTGGCCAGGGCCAGCAGGCGTTGGGCGGTTCGGGCGAAGACTCCGGCCGGGGTTCTGCCGCCGTGCTGTTCCAGGCTGAGCTGGCCCTTGAGGGTGTCGATGACGGCCTCGATCCACTGGCGGACACGCGCGATCTTGCCGAAGCGGGCCGGTTCGTCCTTGCGGTCCGGCCGTACCAGGTGGGCGCCGAGCCGGTCGGTGACGAAGACTTCGAACTCCCGGCCGGCGAAGCCCTTGTCGGCCAGGATCACCTGCCCCGCCCGGGTCAGGTGATGGTCGCGTTCCAGCAGAGCGGCCATCACCTCCCGCTCTCCGAGTTTCGGGTTGGCCAGACACCAGGAGACGGGCATGCCCTCGGCGGTGGTGACCAGGTACAGCCGGAACCCCCAGAAGAACCGGGAATGGCTGCGGCAGTAGCCGTATCCGGCGTGCCCGGCCAGGTCGGAGCGCTTGACGGTCTCGCGGGAGGCGGCGCAGGGCAGCGGGGTGGAGTCGATCAGCCGGAGGCTGTCGTGCCAGGTCGGCACCTGCCGGGCCAGGGCCTCGATCACATGGCTGATCAGCGGCCCGGCGGCGTTGAGGCGCTTGTTGTAGGCCGATTGCTGGGGCAGGTAGCGGAAGAGGTGGCCCAACCGGGCGTGGGCGAAGCGGATCCAGTGCCGGGCAGAGGGAAAGCCGAGCAGGACCTGGGCGACCGCCAGGCACAGCAGTTCGGCGTCCGTCAGTTTCGGGGGTCGCCCGATCCGGCGACAAGGCGCCACATGGTCGTCGATGAACACGTACAGTGCCGCCAGAAGGGCGTCCAGGTTTGTCTTCACACACTGACCAACGGGCGCCCTTCGCCATGGTCGCGACCAGCACACACATCGGACTCATTCATCTAGGTTTTTCACATCGTTATCGCCTGCTGCTCGCCTCCGCGCCGAGCCTCGCGTAAGTTCAGACCAAGGTAATTCGCGCAAGCAAAGTACGGCTGTGCGGGCGGTACCGCGCAGTGGAGGGGGCTGCGCGGTACCAGGACCTCGAGGGCGAGATGGTGAGGTACGGGGGTCAAGCGGGCGTTCACGGCCGGATTCACCCGTCGGGGGGTATTACGGGGATGAGTCGGCGAGCGGGCCCCAAGGTGCGGCAAATCCTCCGGATCCCGCCTCAGGGTGCACGATTCCCCTGCGTATGGGCTGTGTTTCGGCCAGGAGCGAGCCGTGAACGTGGGGTTCCGCGGGCATCGCCGCGTCGCCGGGCGGCTCCGGAGAGTAGTTGTGGCACGCCGATGCACGCAGCATCACTTACGAAGGGTTATGGTGGAAGCCCCCCCTCGGGCCGGTCCGTATCCCCCCACGGACCGGCCCGTTTTTTGTGCGCCGGGCTCGCCCTGAAGCACCGGCCGGAATTTTGCGTTCCGCACCCGTGCGCGGCCCCACGGCGGCAGCGGGGGTAGGCTTCGCCTCCGGGGACTGCCACACGGGCGGGGACCGCCCGCGGCCACGACCGGGCCGCACGCCGCGGCCCGTCCGATCCGTACGGAGGGGCTGACAATCACGTGAACCTGCGCGACAAGCTGCGTGGCCTGCTGGTCAGGCTGTACGCACGCCGGGTGGAAGGCCACCTGGACCACGCTCAGGTGCCCAAGCACATCGGCGTCATCATGGACGGCAACCGGCGCTGGGCGAAGGCCGCCGGTTCCAGCACCGTCCACGGTCACCGGGCCGGTGCCGAGAAGATCGAGGAGTTCCTCGGCTGGTGCACCGAGACGGACGTCGAGGTCGTCACCCTCTGGCTGCTGTCCACGGACAACTTCGACCGGCCGCAGGAGGAGCTTGTCCCGCTGCTCGGCATCATCGAGGACGTCGTGCGCACCCTGGCCGCCGACGGCCGCTGGCGGGTCCACCACGTGGGCACGCCGGATCTGCTGCCCTCCGGGATGCAGACGGTCCTGAAGGAGGCCGAGGAGACCACCGCGCACGTCGACGGGATACTGGTCAACGTCGCCATCGGCTACGGCGGCCGCCAGGAGATTGCCGACGCCGTGCGCTCCATGCTGCTCGACGCCCAGGACCGGGGCACCTCTATGGAGGAGCTCGCCGAGGCCGTCGACATCGACATGATCGGGCGTCACCTCTACACGAGCGACCAGCCCGACCCCGATCTGGTGATCCGCACCAGCGGCGAGCAGCGGCTGTCCGGATTCATGCTCTGGCAGACCGCGCACTCCGAGTACTACTTCTGTGACGTGTTCTGGCCGGCCTTCCGCAAGGTCGACTTCCTGCGCGCCATGCGCGACTACGCCGCCCGCCACCGGCGCTACGGCGGCTGATACGCCGCCCGTCACCGGCCCACGGCGGCTGACGCACCGCCTACCCCCGGCGCTACGGCGGCGGGTGCACCGCCCGTCACCGGCCCACGGCGGCTGACGCACCGCCTACCCCCGGCGCTACGGCGGCGGGTGCACCGCCCGCCATCGGCCTACGGCGGCGGGTGCACCGCCCGCCATCGGCCTACGGCGGCTGACACACCGCCCGCCCGCCACCGGCCTACGGGAGGCTGACGCACCGCCCGCCCCCGGCGCTACGGCGGCGGGTGCACCGCCCGCCACCGGCCCACCGCGGCTGAAACGTACCCCGGCGTCCTGCGCCCGGCGCGAGACGTCGCGCGACCCCGGAGGCCGCCGGGCCCCACGGTCACCGCAGGTCGCAAAACGTCCCGGTACCCCTCCGAAGACGCGCGTAACACGGAGTTCACCGGTTCGCCGTCGTATGCCGTGGCATGGCGACGCTCGTTCGAGGGCATAAGCCAGTCAGGTCGACGCCCGAACCCCGGGTGTCGGATCCTCAGCGGACGGCACGGGGCCGTCCGCCCGGGAGGCCCTTTGCACCAGCCCGATCGTGCGGTCACAGCACGGACGAAGAGGCGGAGGGCCGGTTCTCGGCCCGTGCAGGGCGGCCGACGACCGGTCCAGCTCCACTCCGTCGCTCCCCGACCTCATCCGAGGGGGTACGTCCTTCCGTGGTGACCAGCACAAAGCGCCACAAGCCCGACCGGCGCACCTATGTTCTCGACACCAGCGTCCTGCTGGCCGACCCGAACGCCCTGAGCCGCTTCGACGAGCACGAGGTCGTGCTTCCCATCGTCGTGGTGACGGAACTGGAGGCCAAGCGGAACCATCCCGAACTCGGCTACTTCGCCCGGCAGGCCCTGCGCCTGCTCGACGACTACCGGGTGCGGTACGGCCGCCTCGATGCCCCCATCCCGACCGGGGACCTCGGCGGAACCGTCCGTGTCGAGCTCAATCACTCGGACCCCAGTGTGCTGCCCAGCGGCTATCGCCTGGGGGACAACGACTCCCGCATCCTCGCGGTCGCCCGCAACTTGCAGGCCGAGGGGTTCGACGTCACCGTGGTGTCGAAGGACCTTCCGCTCAGGATCAAGGCGTCCTCCGTCGGACTCCTCGCCGAGGAGTACCGCGCGGAGCTCGCCATCACGGACTCCTCCGGCTGGACCGGTATGTCCGAACTGACCCTGTCCGGTGAGCAGGTGGACATCCTCTTCGAGGAGGGGCATGTCCATGTCCCCGAGGCCGCCGACCTGCCGGTGCACACGGGCCTGATGATCCAGTCGGAGCGCGGCAAGGCGCTCGGGCGGGTCACGGCCGAGGGTAATATCCGTGGCGTGCGCGGGGATCGCGAGGCGTTCGGCATCAAGGGTCGCAGCGCCGAGCAGCGGATCGCGCTGGACCTGCTGCTGGATCCGGACATCGGAATCGTGTCGATGGGCGGCCGGGCCGGCACCGGCAAGTCGGCGCTGGCGCTGTGCGCGGGTCTGGAGGCGGTGCTGGAGCGCCGTCAGCACCAGAAGGTGATGGTCTTCCGTCCGCTGTACGCGGTGGGCGGTCAGGAGCTCGGCTATCTGCCCGGCACCGAGGCGGAGAAGATGAGCCCCTGGGCGCAGGCGGTGTTCGACACGCTGTCGGCGGTCACCAGCCGGGAGGTCATCGAGGAGGTCACCGCCCGCGGAATGCTGGAGGTGCTGCCCCTCACCCACATCCGCGGCCGTTCGCTGCACGATGCGTTCGTGATCGTCGACGAGGCACAATCGCTGGAACGGAACGTACTTCTTACCGTTCTGTCCCGTATCGGAGCCAATTCACGGGTGGTTCTCACCCATGACGTGGCTCAGCGGGACAACCTGAGGGTCGGCCGGTATGACGGTGTCGTCGCCGTCGTCGAGAAGCTGAAGGGGCATCCGCTCTTCGCGCACGTGACCCTTTCCCGGTCCGAGAGGTCGCAGATCGCCGCTCTTGTGACCGAAATGCTCGAAGACGGGCAGATCTGACCGTCCTGCCCTAAACGGGGGCGGTTACGCAGTAGTTGGCGCCGTCCGGAAAGGCGAAGAGCCTAGCCGGGCGGCGCCTTCACGTGTGGCCCTTTCTGTGAATCTCCTGCGTCAAACGGGATGTGAGCTTTCACACGCAACTGGGAATTGCCTTGCGCCGTCGGGTTACGGCAGAGTCTCACTCCTGTCAGGCCCCGCATACGACACACCTGTACCCCCAGCGGTACGGCACCACTAAAAGCACAGCGTCAACTGCATAGCGATGTCGTATGCCGCCCGAGCACCACGCGGCACTCCCCGTGAGGGAGTTGCCCACCGGGCCCGCGCCTCCCGTGACCCCGCAGTTGGGGAGGCCAGTGCCAGGGGCACGATTGCGTCCGCGAGGGTCACCAAAACGGGCGATGCTGGAAGGAAAACCGTGTGAGCCGGATCTCGGTCCGGGGATTCGCAGTGGCTTCGGCCACGGCGGTCACCGCTGTCGGAAGCGTCGTCGGCGTTGCCTCTGGCAGCACCGCGCAGAACAACGACGCCGAAGCGACGGCTAGCGGCACCACGCTGCTCGCGGACATTCCCGCGGGCCAGCAGGCCCAGGTGCAGACGGCGTCGCTGACGCAGCAGGCCGACGCACAGGCCATCGCCGCTGACGCGAGCGCGAAGAAGGACGCCGAGGAGGCCGCCCGCAAGGCTGCCGCCGAGACGGCCATCGCCAAGAAGAAGGAAGCCGCCGAGAAGGCCGCCGCGGCCGAGAAGGCCGCCAAGGAGCGCGCGGCAGCCAAGGAAGCCGCCAGCCGTTCCAAGGACATCTCCGACTTCCCCGTCGCGACCTCCTACACCATCGCGCAGATCCAGGCGATGGCGCGGCAGATGGTGCCGGCGGGTCAGTTCCAGTGCTTCAGCAACATCGTGGACCACGAGTCCGACTGGAACTACAAGGCGGTCAACCCTTCTTCCGGGGCCTACGGCATGTTCCAGGCGCTGCCCGGTTCCAAGATGTCGTCCGTCGGTGCCGACTGGCGGACCAACCCGGCCACCCAGATCAAGTGGGGCCTGAACTACATGAACGACCGCTACGGCAGCCCGTGTGATGCCTGGTCGTTCTGGCAGGCCAACAACTGGTACTGAGCCCCCGGCCCTGAGCCGCAGCCATCCTCAGCGCGAGCCCCTCACCGTCGTACGGTGAGGGGCTCGTCGCCCTGTACGGTCTTGACGGACGACTCCAGGAAGGAGTGGTGCGGAGAGACGGGGAAGAGGACGGATCATGTCGCGAGTGCCAGGGTGGCTCGGCCGGCTCGGTGCCGGACTGACCGAGATGAGCGAGCGGTGGAACGAACGCCGCGCCGAGGCCGAACGGGAGCGGGACGAGACCGAGTCCCGGACATCGTCCGACGAACAGGTGCCGCCGCCCCCGGACTACGCGCCCGACATTCCCGCCCGGCCCGATCCCGCGCTGGCCGTGCCGTGGGGAGTGAGGGTCGCGGCGGAGGCGGGCTGGCGGCTGCTCGTCCTCGCGGGCACGCTGTGGGTGCTGATGCGGATCATCAGCGCCGTCCAGCTCGTGGTGCTGGCCTTCGCGAGCGCACTGCTCATCACCGCCATCCTCCAGCCGACCGTGACGCGGCTGCGACGCCTCGGAGTGCCGCGTGGGCCGGCCACGGCGCTGACCGCGATCCTCGGCTTCGTCGTCATGGGGCTGATCGGCTGGTTCGTGACCTGGCAGGTCATGGAGAACATCGACGATCTCTCGGGCC encodes the following:
- a CDS encoding class I SAM-dependent methyltransferase, translating into MAKHHRPHRPHRTFEELVTEGADVPTDGWDFSWFEGRATEARPSWGYAMSMAGRLGRASAVLDIQTGGGEVLDFALAKAPQRPLLAVATEGWPPNVVKATALLRPRGVAVVAAPEDDPLPFADAAFDLVVSRHPVRPHWDEIARVLQPGGRYFAQHVGPGSVFELVEHFLGPRPDEGRGARDPERERADAEAAGLDVVDLRAERLRMEFHDIGAVVHFLRKVVWMVPGFTVEAYEPQLRTLHERIQAEGPFVAHSTRHLFEARKPGTLTARA
- a CDS encoding LLM class flavin-dependent oxidoreductase produces the protein MTGLGAVFRPQLAPERLRSVAQLADEAGLEELWLWEDCFREGGISTAAAALAWTERVRIGVGLLPVPLRNVAITAMEVASLHRMFPGRAIVAVGHGVQDWMGQVGARVESPVTLLREHLVALGALLGGERVTTDGRYVRLDDVALDWPPEGGGVGVLAGATGPRSLRLTGEAADGTVLTAATSPEGVRNARRLIEEGRKTAGRGAGPHPVVVYLLTATGADAADRVRAELVAEGLEAVPDLGVAGDAGAVAKVVERLAEAGADTVVLQPTGDEPDPESFVRFAAEEVRPLVP
- a CDS encoding IS982 family transposase gives rise to the protein MKTNLDALLAALYVFIDDHVAPCRRIGRPPKLTDAELLCLAVAQVLLGFPSARHWIRFAHARLGHLFRYLPQQSAYNKRLNAAGPLISHVIEALARQVPTWHDSLRLIDSTPLPCAASRETVKRSDLAGHAGYGYCRSHSRFFWGFRLYLVTTAEGMPVSWCLANPKLGEREVMAALLERDHHLTRAGQVILADKGFAGREFEVFVTDRLGAHLVRPDRKDEPARFGKIARVRQWIEAVIDTLKGQLSLEQHGGRTPAGVFARTAQRLLALATAIWHNWHTGATAKRSLIAYDH
- a CDS encoding isoprenyl transferase; its protein translation is MNLRDKLRGLLVRLYARRVEGHLDHAQVPKHIGVIMDGNRRWAKAAGSSTVHGHRAGAEKIEEFLGWCTETDVEVVTLWLLSTDNFDRPQEELVPLLGIIEDVVRTLAADGRWRVHHVGTPDLLPSGMQTVLKEAEETTAHVDGILVNVAIGYGGRQEIADAVRSMLLDAQDRGTSMEELAEAVDIDMIGRHLYTSDQPDPDLVIRTSGEQRLSGFMLWQTAHSEYYFCDVFWPAFRKVDFLRAMRDYAARHRRYGG
- a CDS encoding helix-turn-helix domain-containing protein — protein: MTKERRAEAAGRRTVDSPEVLKALSHPLRLRILRHLGAVGPATSTTLAAALGENTGTLSYHLRMLERSGLIEDIPERSTGRERWWRGVRGLDIRRPPQGELTEAERALSAELDRLRMEEDVELARQFTAGQAESEGWMRGSRSLIHLTKGELDAFHDDYLALLARYARGPEDAPDDARPVLLRWFGLPAD
- a CDS encoding GNAT family N-acetyltransferase — translated: MSIEDVRLREVVESDLDAFCAYEQDPEAARRSRFTPRPRKAFMSHWKERVLGDDTCFVQTVTVDGDVAGNFVAWWDGDRRFLGYWLGRAYWGRGIGSRALGLFLEREQNRPLHADPFNGNTGSVRLLEKHGFRPAGTVRYGDDEHVLFVLM
- a CDS encoding PhoH family protein, which encodes MVTSTKRHKPDRRTYVLDTSVLLADPNALSRFDEHEVVLPIVVVTELEAKRNHPELGYFARQALRLLDDYRVRYGRLDAPIPTGDLGGTVRVELNHSDPSVLPSGYRLGDNDSRILAVARNLQAEGFDVTVVSKDLPLRIKASSVGLLAEEYRAELAITDSSGWTGMSELTLSGEQVDILFEEGHVHVPEAADLPVHTGLMIQSERGKALGRVTAEGNIRGVRGDREAFGIKGRSAEQRIALDLLLDPDIGIVSMGGRAGTGKSALALCAGLEAVLERRQHQKVMVFRPLYAVGGQELGYLPGTEAEKMSPWAQAVFDTLSAVTSREVIEEVTARGMLEVLPLTHIRGRSLHDAFVIVDEAQSLERNVLLTVLSRIGANSRVVLTHDVAQRDNLRVGRYDGVVAVVEKLKGHPLFAHVTLSRSERSQIAALVTEMLEDGQI
- a CDS encoding transglycosylase SLT domain-containing protein is translated as MSRISVRGFAVASATAVTAVGSVVGVASGSTAQNNDAEATASGTTLLADIPAGQQAQVQTASLTQQADAQAIAADASAKKDAEEAARKAAAETAIAKKKEAAEKAAAAEKAAKERAAAKEAASRSKDISDFPVATSYTIAQIQAMARQMVPAGQFQCFSNIVDHESDWNYKAVNPSSGAYGMFQALPGSKMSSVGADWRTNPATQIKWGLNYMNDRYGSPCDAWSFWQANNWY